The bacterium genome has a segment encoding these proteins:
- a CDS encoding sugar-transfer associated ATP-grasp domain-containing protein — translation MKLFKRRRNVLGMNARILQFMRPLNSVISAKVANDKLATKNLLISHGIPTPRLYGIIRKHSDIENFDWSKLPKSFVLKPNYGYGGAGIMVVFGRSKRGHWVKSDRTPVDLADIRERAYDILDGNFSINNVPDIAFFEQRIKVQREIKPFSKGGIPDIRILVANFVPVMAMLRLPTPDSRGRANLHMGGIGCGIDLGTGRTTTAILRDKYITNYPDTRLPLSDIILENFREILHLAAKTASVLNLGYTGIDIAVDREEGPMVLEANSRPGLSIQLANRTTLRDRLRRIEELTVRTPEHAVDVALSLYTQPNTEKKRKRVGVRENVLIFDAEGNPHNYIAKIDTGAYRSSIDRDLAEEYGLLKSGLVHRKIIKSALGKEERQVIPLQIILGGEQISTEVTIAARGHLKHELLIGRRDLGPFLIDPQIKRIARQ, via the coding sequence ATGAAACTCTTTAAACGCCGCCGTAACGTCCTGGGCATGAATGCCCGGATTCTGCAATTTATGCGACCGTTAAATTCCGTGATCTCGGCCAAAGTGGCCAATGACAAACTCGCCACAAAAAACTTATTGATCAGCCACGGCATTCCCACCCCTCGCCTTTATGGGATCATCCGCAAACACAGTGATATTGAAAATTTTGATTGGTCCAAATTGCCTAAAAGTTTTGTCTTAAAACCAAACTACGGATACGGCGGTGCCGGTATTATGGTGGTTTTCGGTCGCAGTAAACGCGGACACTGGGTAAAATCCGATCGCACCCCCGTCGATTTAGCCGATATTCGCGAGCGCGCCTACGATATTTTAGACGGAAATTTTTCCATCAACAATGTCCCCGATATCGCTTTTTTCGAACAACGCATTAAAGTTCAACGCGAGATCAAACCTTTTTCCAAAGGCGGCATTCCGGACATCCGTATTCTTGTTGCCAACTTTGTGCCGGTAATGGCGATGCTCCGTCTTCCCACTCCCGATTCCCGCGGTCGCGCGAACCTACACATGGGCGGTATCGGTTGCGGAATTGATTTGGGAACGGGACGGACTACCACCGCGATTTTACGCGACAAATATATCACCAATTATCCGGACACACGCCTGCCACTCTCAGATATTATTTTGGAAAACTTCCGAGAAATTTTGCACCTCGCCGCCAAAACGGCCAGTGTTTTAAACCTCGGCTACACCGGCATTGACATCGCCGTCGATCGCGAAGAAGGCCCGATGGTTTTGGAAGCCAATTCTCGCCCGGGACTCTCTATCCAACTTGCCAACCGCACAACATTGCGGGATCGCTTACGTCGCATAGAAGAATTAACGGTCCGCACACCGGAACATGCCGTGGATGTCGCCCTTTCTTTATACACCCAACCCAACACCGAAAAGAAACGTAAGCGCGTCGGCGTGCGCGAAAATGTCTTGATTTTTGACGCGGAAGGGAACCCGCACAACTATATCGCCAAAATCGACACGGGTGCCTACCGTTCGTCCATCGACCGCGACCTAGCCGAAGAATATGGCTTACTCAAAAGCGGGCTAGTACACCGCAAAATTATTAAAAGCGCCTTGGGTAAAGAAGAACGCCAAGTGATCCCCTTACAAATTATTTTAGGTGGCGAACAAATTTCTACAGAAGTAACCATCGCCGCCAGAGGCCACTTAAAACACGAATTACTAATAGGTCGCCGCGATTTGGGACCGTTCTTGATAGATCCACAGATAAAACGAATAGCGCGACAGTAG